In a genomic window of Nostoc sp. UHCC 0870:
- a CDS encoding tetratricopeptide repeat protein: MRVNDTAHSDNSAWNRQVYHRLKLALSLGLRRQIFLAVCDDLHLRNQVAARLHSTLAYPVGQVLYQPADGQESSTPAYPRLVTLRLNLNEPNPIEQINQWLNDYPPPVVGASKDTPGRPLPIPTFQIVGVEQLTKQSVASQRLFLHYLRLSEEYFSAQESSRFLESSVLLWVSRPWLSAIQQSAPQFWRWRTGVFVFAGEPTPTTQNTSHPERFPRSQSLNLGNLEQSMLDDLDIETEVRTTAETELEFKNELDFAAQTLANSTNLKDDSSASIPKELINKQKQPEIRSNQVEKSSLSAFSHVNQELIDLVLATMNTITHTQSEGEWQPQELLLEIEKLHSQKAAGEMLAAAYHQLGNIYRLHIEQGQSTLENLMVAILAYQEAITYDENLPQLPDTLNDLGTLYWMLYRTPPNIEQGKNYIEQGIEFYKLALKMISPETHLDTYARVQNNLGTAYGDLAKFASPGENWQQAVLAYSEALHYRTVESDPLKYAACQNNLGTAYWHLAQYNQPVVHLKKAIAAYQEALAHYSPQAEPLKYGMIQNNIGTAYWNLAQYEQPGENLQLAIDVYSEALKYRTPAHVPSACAATQNNLGTAYWHLANFAQTPKEARQNLLQLCIHAYEEAVALANSLGSSALSFDLFATYNNLGLAHYQLVTDNTFNGDKAVRSQHLEAALDNHLLALNGLSKQPEAYQTTFAYVVKTVRAFHNELGIQGQNLALSKVPGHLLAEILPKL, encoded by the coding sequence ATGAGAGTGAATGATACTGCACACTCCGATAATTCTGCTTGGAATCGGCAAGTATATCACCGCCTAAAACTTGCCCTGAGTCTTGGTTTACGGCGGCAGATTTTTTTGGCTGTATGTGATGATTTACACTTAAGAAATCAAGTTGCTGCCCGATTGCATTCTACGTTGGCTTATCCAGTGGGACAAGTTCTATATCAGCCAGCTGATGGACAGGAAAGTAGCACTCCAGCTTATCCGCGATTAGTTACATTGCGCTTAAATTTAAATGAGCCAAATCCTATAGAGCAAATTAATCAATGGCTGAATGATTATCCACCACCAGTAGTGGGTGCATCTAAGGATACTCCTGGAAGACCTTTACCAATACCGACATTTCAAATTGTGGGTGTTGAACAGTTGACTAAACAATCAGTGGCGAGTCAACGGTTATTTTTACATTATTTACGCTTAAGCGAAGAGTATTTTTCGGCTCAGGAATCGAGCCGATTTCTAGAATCTAGTGTGCTGTTGTGGGTATCGCGTCCTTGGTTGTCGGCTATTCAACAGTCAGCACCACAGTTTTGGCGTTGGCGGACTGGTGTGTTTGTATTTGCTGGAGAACCCACACCCACAACACAAAATACATCTCATCCAGAGCGTTTTCCCCGTTCCCAAAGTTTGAACTTAGGGAATCTTGAGCAGTCCATGTTAGATGATTTAGATATAGAAACAGAGGTTAGAACTACAGCCGAAACAGAACTTGAGTTTAAGAATGAGCTAGACTTCGCAGCACAAACACTAGCTAATTCCACAAATTTAAAAGATGATTCTTCAGCCTCAATTCCCAAAGAATTAATCAATAAGCAAAAACAACCAGAAATCAGGTCTAATCAAGTTGAGAAATCATCTCTATCTGCATTTTCTCATGTGAATCAAGAGTTGATAGACCTAGTATTAGCCACGATGAACACCATAACTCATACACAGAGTGAAGGTGAGTGGCAACCACAAGAACTGCTTTTGGAGATTGAAAAACTACACTCACAAAAAGCGGCTGGAGAAATGCTAGCGGCTGCTTATCACCAACTGGGTAATATCTATCGCCTGCACATTGAGCAGGGACAGTCAACTTTAGAAAACTTAATGGTGGCAATTCTTGCTTATCAAGAGGCAATTACTTACGATGAAAATTTGCCACAACTGCCAGATACTTTAAATGACTTAGGTACACTCTATTGGATGTTGTATCGCACGCCACCCAATATAGAGCAAGGGAAAAATTATATAGAACAGGGAATTGAGTTTTATAAATTGGCTTTAAAAATGATTTCCCCAGAGACGCATTTAGATACTTATGCACGGGTGCAAAATAATTTGGGGACAGCCTATGGTGATTTAGCAAAGTTTGCTAGTCCGGGGGAGAATTGGCAACAAGCAGTTTTAGCTTATAGCGAAGCCTTGCACTACAGGACAGTAGAATCAGATCCTTTGAAGTATGCGGCTTGCCAAAATAATTTAGGTACGGCTTACTGGCACTTAGCACAATACAATCAACCAGTTGTACATTTAAAGAAAGCGATCGCAGCTTATCAAGAAGCATTGGCTCATTACAGTCCCCAAGCCGAACCGCTTAAGTATGGGATGATTCAAAATAACATCGGTACAGCCTACTGGAATTTGGCTCAGTATGAACAACCAGGGGAAAATCTCCAGTTGGCGATTGATGTTTACAGTGAAGCTTTAAAATATCGGACTCCGGCTCATGTTCCTAGTGCTTGTGCTGCGACACAAAATAATCTGGGTACAGCTTATTGGCATTTGGCGAACTTTGCTCAGACTCCTAAAGAAGCACGGCAAAATTTATTGCAACTATGTATTCATGCTTATGAAGAAGCCGTTGCTTTGGCTAATTCTCTCGGTAGTTCGGCTTTAAGCTTTGATTTATTTGCTACTTACAATAATTTGGGGCTTGCTCATTATCAGTTAGTTACTGATAATACTTTTAATGGGGATAAAGCAGTGCGATCGCAACATCTAGAAGCTGCTTTAGATAATCATTTGCTAGCCTTAAATGGTTTGAGCAAACAACCGGAAGCTTATCAAACGACTTTCGCTTATGTGGTAAAAACAGTCCGTGCTTTTCATAATGAATTAGGTATCCAAGGACAAAATTTGGCTTTATCTAAAGTACCTGGACATTTGCTAGCAGAAATTTTACCGAAGTTGTAG
- a CDS encoding RNA-guided endonuclease InsQ/TnpB family protein encodes MSKHAGIARFTYNWGLATWNNLYKDGLKPNKYLLKKFFNNHLKPEFTWIKETGICQKITQYAFDNLGDSFSRFFSGKGGYPNFKKKGHHDAFTIDASGKPIPVGGKSIKLPTIGWVRTYEILPHTTCKSITISRTADSWFIAFAYEQKHEPTVKQHDVVGVDLGVKELATLSTGVVFPNPKHYKTNLEKLRRLSRRFARKNKVSNNRYKAKIQLAKHHSRVANLRKDTLHKITTFLCKNHAKIVVEDLNVSGMLFNHKLSQVIADCSFHEFKRQLEYKAKKFGCEIIIADRWYPSSKTCSNCGHIQDMPLKERTYNCGSCGHSMDRDLNAAINLSRLAKP; translated from the coding sequence ATGAGTAAACACGCTGGTATTGCGAGGTTTACTTATAATTGGGGTCTTGCTACTTGGAACAACCTTTATAAAGATGGATTAAAGCCTAACAAATATCTCCTGAAAAAGTTCTTTAACAACCACCTTAAACCAGAATTTACCTGGATTAAAGAAACTGGTATTTGTCAGAAAATAACTCAATACGCCTTTGATAATCTTGGTGATTCTTTCTCTAGATTCTTTAGTGGAAAAGGTGGATATCCTAACTTTAAAAAGAAAGGACATCACGACGCTTTCACTATTGATGCTAGTGGGAAACCTATTCCCGTTGGCGGTAAATCAATAAAGCTACCTACAATTGGATGGGTAAGAACTTACGAGATTTTACCTCATACTACTTGTAAATCAATCACAATATCACGCACTGCTGATAGTTGGTTTATTGCCTTCGCTTACGAGCAGAAACATGAACCAACCGTTAAGCAACACGATGTTGTTGGCGTTGATTTAGGTGTCAAGGAACTGGCAACACTCTCTACAGGTGTTGTTTTTCCTAATCCCAAGCATTACAAAACTAATCTAGAAAAACTGAGAAGATTATCTAGAAGGTTTGCCAGAAAAAACAAAGTGTCTAACAACCGATATAAAGCTAAAATTCAACTCGCTAAACATCATTCTAGGGTAGCAAATCTCCGAAAAGATACTCTTCACAAAATCACTACTTTCTTATGCAAAAACCACGCAAAAATAGTAGTAGAAGATTTAAACGTTTCGGGGATGTTATTTAACCATAAATTGTCCCAAGTCATTGCTGATTGTAGTTTCCATGAGTTCAAAAGGCAGTTGGAATATAAAGCTAAAAAGTTTGGTTGTGAAATAATTATTGCAGATCGCTGGTATCCATCCAGTAAAACCTGTTCCAATTGTGGACATATTCAAGATATGCCACTCAAAGAAAGAACCTACAACTGTGGTAGTTGTGGTCATTCAATGGACAGGGATTTAAACGCAGCAATCAATTTATCGAGGTTGGCTAAACCTTGA
- a CDS encoding transposase gives MSNILNYIEENPKQTQRLIGLEYEQLQQLIINGERLYHEKKALLESKKVRIIAGGGGRKPKLSISEQIILTLVYLRHLTTFQLLGIQFEVSESTANDTFNYWLPNLRELLPSSLLEQVKKNASDYEVVKEMLTEYELIVDSYEQVRERPRDNDEQKKYFSGKKSNHTFKTQMIILPDASDIVDVVAGEPGPKSDITLFREYRSEFDAKQRFKGDKAYLGEDLITTPIKKPRNQELTTEQKEQNKIFSSKRIFVEHRIRSVKIFRVVQERFRLNTRKYKQVILTICGLVRLRIRGLILPLEISAISSG, from the coding sequence ATGAGCAATATACTGAATTACATTGAAGAGAATCCTAAACAAACCCAAAGGTTAATAGGTCTGGAATATGAACAGTTACAACAATTAATCATAAATGGGGAAAGATTATATCATGAAAAAAAAGCTTTACTGGAATCTAAGAAAGTGAGAATTATTGCTGGTGGAGGAGGTCGGAAACCAAAATTATCTATTTCTGAACAAATCATTTTAACTTTAGTGTATCTCCGACATCTGACAACCTTTCAACTTCTAGGTATTCAGTTTGAAGTAAGTGAGTCTACAGCCAACGATACGTTTAACTATTGGTTGCCTAACTTGCGAGAATTACTGCCATCAAGTTTGCTTGAACAAGTAAAAAAAAACGCTTCTGACTATGAAGTAGTAAAAGAAATGCTCACAGAATATGAATTAATAGTAGATAGCTATGAACAAGTCAGAGAAAGACCTAGAGACAATGATGAACAAAAGAAATATTTTTCAGGTAAGAAGAGTAATCATACATTTAAAACTCAAATGATTATTTTACCTGATGCTAGTGATATCGTTGATGTTGTGGCAGGTGAACCTGGTCCAAAAAGCGATATAACTTTGTTCCGAGAATATCGTTCAGAGTTTGATGCCAAACAAAGATTTAAAGGAGATAAGGCATATCTTGGAGAAGATTTAATTACAACTCCAATTAAGAAACCAAGAAATCAAGAACTAACAACTGAACAGAAAGAACAGAACAAAATATTTTCATCTAAACGAATCTTTGTTGAACATCGAATACGGTCAGTCAAAATCTTTCGAGTTGTCCAAGAGAGATTTAGGTTAAATACCCGCAAATATAAGCAAGTAATTTTGACGATTTGTGGGCTAGTAAGGTTACGGATTCGAGGGCTAATATTACCATTAGAAATATCAGCTATATCATCAGGTTAA